From a single Leucoraja erinacea ecotype New England unplaced genomic scaffold, Leri_hhj_1 Leri_116S, whole genome shotgun sequence genomic region:
- the LOC129715424 gene encoding late histone H2B.L4-like: protein MPDAPKVKVAVAKKGAKKAVSKPAGKAGKKRRRSRKESYGIYIYKVMKQVHPDTGISSKAMSIMNSFVNDIFERIAGEASRLAHYNKRSTISSREIQTAVRLLLPGELAKHAVSEGTKAVTKYTSSK, encoded by the coding sequence ATGCCTGACGCACCGAAAGTGAAAGTGGCAGTGGCCAAGAAGGGCGCCAAGAAAGCCGTGTCCAAACCTGCAGGCAAGGCGGGTAAGAAGCGCAGGAGGTCGAGGAAGGAGAGTTACGGCATCTACATCTACAAAGTGATGAAGCAGGTTCACCCCGACACCGGCATCTCCTCCAAGGCCATGAGCATCATGAACTCGTTCGTCAACGATATTTTCGAGCGCATCGCGGGTGAGGCTTCCCGCTTGGCTCATTACAACAAGCGGTCGACCATCAGCTCCCGGGAGATCCAGACCGCCGTGCGCCTGCTGCTGCCCGGGGAGCTGGCCAAGCACGCCGTGTCGGAAGGGACAAAGGCGGTGACCAAGTATACCAGTTCGAAGTAA